The genomic DNA TCTATTTTGTAGACTAGCTTTATCAAAACATCATAAGCTTTGGTATTACTTACTTATATTATGCAACTGTTTAGGCCTTTACTGAAGGTATTAATATTTTGGTGAAAAAGATGAGGATTTTTGCTGTATTGTTCCTCTATAAATTGCCAAGGAGTTTTTCTCTTAAAATCTAAAACCTGTGAGTAAAATTATAAGCTAATAAGAATTCATTGAGGTTTCGCTCTAATTGCTCATAGCTGCTATAATAATAGCTTTGTACAGTAGCTCCTTTAATATTCTATTCATACGCTCTACCTGGCCATTGGTCTATGAATGCGTCCCCTGCGTTCTTCTGTGGACTATGTCTTCTTGTTCACAAATGTGATCAAACATATGCTCGAGCGCTAATTCTCCCTCTTTTCTGTTAGTAAATTGAACCCCATTATTAGTCAGTATCTTATAGGTTTTGTAAGGAACAAAATTAGAGACCAAACATCTATTATTTAGAGTTTTAAATGCTTCTAATTTAAGTAATCAGGCTTAGTACTCCATTATTAACTAATACTCTCAAGAACTTTTGCAGAGGCAGCGTTTGCTTCTGCAAAATCTCTTTCTATTTTTAAGTTGTCAATAATAAAATTCTGTCTTTCTTGGGTGTTCTTACCCATATAGAAACTTAAGAGTTGGTGGATAGATGTCTCTTTGCGTAGCGTAACAGGCTCTATACGCATTTGTGTTCCTATAAAGTTTTTAAACTCATCTGCCGATATCTCACCTAATCCTTTAAAACGTGTTATCTCTGGTTGCTTACCTAATTGTTGTATGGCTTGTTGTTTTTCTGTTTCATTATAGCAGTATAAGGTTTTTTGCTTATTACGGACCCTAAATAGAGGCGTTTCTAATAAGTATACATGTCCATTACGTACTAGTTCAGGAAAGAACTGTAAAAAATAAGTAAGGATGAGCAGCCGGATGTGCATACCATCTACATCAGCATCAGTAGCAATAATTACCTTGCGATATCTTAAGCCTTCTAAGCCATCTTCTATATTAAGCGCATGCTGCAATAAGTTAAGCTCTTCGTTCTCATACACTAGCTTTTTGGTATAACCAAAGCAGTTGAGTGGTTTGCCACGCAAAGAGAATACAGCTTGAGTTTGTACATCGCGTGATTTGGTAATTGAACCACTAGCAGAATTTCCCTCTGTAATAAAGACCATAGAATTATCTCGATCTTTATGAGTTGTATTATAGTGTATTCTACAATCCCGTAACTTTTTATTGTGTAAACTTGCCTTTTTAGCCCTTTCATTGGCCAATTTTTTTATGCCAGCAATATCTTTACGTTCTCTTTCAGACTGTAGGATGCGGCTAAGTAGTGCCTCTGCTGTTTCAGGATTTTTATGTAAATAGTTATCTAGCTCTCTTTTTACAAAATCATTAATAAAGGTACGGATAGAAGGTCCTTCTGGACCAATTTGTTGAGAACCTAGCTTGGTTTTTGTCTGAGATTCAAAAACAGGCTCTTGCACTCTAACAGATATGGCACCTACTACAGAAGCACGGATGTCAGTAGCATCAAAATCTTTTTTATAGAAATCGCGGATGGTTTTTGCAAAGGCCTCTTTAAAAGCTGCCAAATGCGTACCACCTTGGGTGGTAAACTGTCCGTTTACAAATGAATAATATTCTTCTCCGTATTGGTTGTTATGCGTTAGGGCTATTTCTATGTCTGTATCCTTCATATGGATGATAGGATAGCATAACGATTCCTCATCTGTCTTGCGATTTAATAAATCTAGCAATCCATTTTTAGAAAAATATTCCTGCCCGTTTAAATAAATCTTAAGGCCTGCATTTAAAAAGGCGTAGTTCCATAGTTGCTCCTCAACAAAATGAGGTAGGAAACGGAAGTTATTAAAAAGTGTAGGGTCTGGTTCAAAAGAAATTAAAGTGCCATCTTTTTCTTTAGTATCTTGGATAGGGCTTTCTTCTAAAAGTTTTCCTTGAGAAAATATGGCTACTTTTGTTTTCCCTTCTCTAAAGGATTGTGCTTTAAAATGTGCTGAAAGCGCATTAACAGCTTTTGTTCCTACTCCATTAAGTCCTACAGATTTCTGAAATGATTGCGTATCATATTTACCCCCTGTATTAATTTTTGATACGCAGTCTACCACTTTACCAAGTGGTATGCCTCTACCAAAATCGCGCACAGTTACTTGGCTGGCAGTTAATTGTATATCAATTCGTTTACCATAACCCATCACATATTCATCAATACTGTTATCAATAACTTCTTTAAACAACACATAAATACCATCATCTTGCGCAGAACCATCTCCAAGCTTACCGATATACATGCCTGGGCGTAGACGGATATGCTCTCTCCAATCTAAAGAGCGTATATTGGCTTCTGTATACTGGTGATTAATCATAGTTGGATTGCCTTGGGTTATAAATTGATAAGCTAGAATTGTTTGTTAGATACTGTGCCTTCTATTATAGGCTGGTTGTTGCTTCTACTCGCTGTAGGTTACTATCAAGCAATATATTTAGTATTATCTGTTATTGGTAGTAAATAATAAAACTAATACGAATTTCAGGGTGTATAAATACACATGGTTGCTAGACTACTGTTTATTAAGCTAGTGTAACTATACACCTTTGCAATTTTAATTATGATGTATATATATCGAGTTTTTCCTCTAATGCTATTTTACTGAGTCCACCTACTATACGCTCTACAGCTTGACCATTTTTAAAGATGATCATGGTAGGAATGCTTCTGATACTATATTTGGTAGGTACTTGAGAATTTTCGTCTATATTAAGTTTATAGATGTCTGCTTTGCCTTCATACTCTTTTGCAAGTTCATCTATAATAGGGCTCATCATACGGCAGGGTCCACACCAAGGTGCCCAGAAATCAACTAATACAGGATTTGAGCTTTGCAATGCTTTGTCAAATTCTGCGTCAGTAAGATGTATGTCTTTTTCTTTATTCATAGTATAAAATGTTTATACGTTGTAAGATTATATGGTACTCAAGTATAAATATAGCAATTTTTTAATTTAACAAGCAACAAGCTCATAAAAAGGTAATGTTAATGGGTAAGTTGATAAGAGCTCTCTGTGAGCTGGCTGAGTGTATGTAAGAGCTCATCAGAAGGGTAAACTCGATACTTGAAAGCTTGCAATGATACTTGCATGGCTTCGCTCGGATCGGCTATATGTAATTTTAAACAGCAATTACCTGTATTTTTAGTGACGAGGCTCCTTAATTCTGTAATAAATTGAGGTGTTATCTTTTCAATAGGTACAGCAATACTTAAATTCTTGCCTAGTTTATCTCTTAACTCGCCCAATAAGCTAATTTTCTGAGGCTTATATTCCCATGTGTCTTGCTGATTATATCTTTCTGTAACTACTCCTGTAATATGTACAAACATTCCTTTTTGTAGCATATGCTGATTTTTAAGGAAATCTTCTCCAAAGAGTGCTAGATCGAGTGTACCATGATAATCCTCTAAAATAAATAAGCCAAAAGGACGTCCTTGCTTATTGTATTTAATACTGCACTCTGTTATTATGCCTGCTAGTCTAACTTCTTTTTGTTTAAACGTAAGTATATTTTGAGTATGGCCATCGCAGAAATTGGCTAACTCTACTCTAAACTGGTCTAAAGGGTGTCCTGAGATATAGAAGCCTACTAATTCCTTTTCCATGCGCAGCTTTTCAATCTTATCGTAAGGCTCACAGGTTGGTATAGGTGGCTTTTGAATATATTGGAAGTTATCATCCATAGCAAATAACGACTGTTGTGCTGAGGCTTTTTCTTGTTTTATTTGGTTGCCATATTGAATGGCTTTTACAAGCAAATTATGTTCTCCATCAGCTGCAAAAAGATATTGTCT from Candidatus Amoebophilus asiaticus 5a2 includes the following:
- a CDS encoding DNA topoisomerase IV subunit B → MINHQYTEANIRSLDWREHIRLRPGMYIGKLGDGSAQDDGIYVLFKEVIDNSIDEYVMGYGKRIDIQLTASQVTVRDFGRGIPLGKVVDCVSKINTGGKYDTQSFQKSVGLNGVGTKAVNALSAHFKAQSFREGKTKVAIFSQGKLLEESPIQDTKEKDGTLISFEPDPTLFNNFRFLPHFVEEQLWNYAFLNAGLKIYLNGQEYFSKNGLLDLLNRKTDEESLCYPIIHMKDTDIEIALTHNNQYGEEYYSFVNGQFTTQGGTHLAAFKEAFAKTIRDFYKKDFDATDIRASVVGAISVRVQEPVFESQTKTKLGSQQIGPEGPSIRTFINDFVKRELDNYLHKNPETAEALLSRILQSERERKDIAGIKKLANERAKKASLHNKKLRDCRIHYNTTHKDRDNSMVFITEGNSASGSITKSRDVQTQAVFSLRGKPLNCFGYTKKLVYENEELNLLQHALNIEDGLEGLRYRKVIIATDADVDGMHIRLLILTYFLQFFPELVRNGHVYLLETPLFRVRNKQKTLYCYNETEKQQAIQQLGKQPEITRFKGLGEISADEFKNFIGTQMRIEPVTLRKETSIHQLLSFYMGKNTQERQNFIIDNLKIERDFAEANAASAKVLESIS
- the trxA gene encoding thioredoxin, whose protein sequence is MNKEKDIHLTDAEFDKALQSSNPVLVDFWAPWCGPCRMMSPIIDELAKEYEGKADIYKLNIDENSQVPTKYSIRSIPTMIIFKNGQAVERIVGGLSKIALEEKLDIYTS